Part of the bacterium genome, CAAGGTGGGGTATGGTTTGTGCTGGATTCCGGCGGGAAAGCCCAATTTCTCGAACGGCACCGCGGAAAGATAGAGCACAGAAGTGCCGCCGGCCTCAGTGAGGCCGTAAAGGGTGGACAGATAGCGCTGTGGATGTGTTGCGATGCGCTGCTGCGCCTCCTTGATGAGCGCCTCCCGTTCTCCAAAAATTGTGGCGCCGCTGGGACAGACGGCTGTGCACGCCGGTTCTCTGCCCTGTCTGAGCGCAGATTCATAACAAAAAACACACTTTTGCACGCGTGGGATCCGCGCCTGCCATTCATACTTGGGGATACTGAATGGGCAGGCGACCATGCAATAGCGGCACCCCATGCATTTGTCGGCATCATAGATCACAGCGCCTTCCGGGGTCTTGGTCAATGCGCCGACCGGGCAGGCCGCGGCGCAACTTGGCTGTTCACACTGCATGCAATGCCGCCGGACCGGGACCCCCTGTCGATGTTCGATGGCGGTCCAAGTGTGTGCATTCAAGCGGTGATTCGCCGAT contains:
- a CDS encoding 4Fe-4S dicluster domain-containing protein — protein: MKSAILTDLTRCIGCEACVMACRESNGLPRTSANHRLNAHTWTAIEHRQGVPVRRHCMQCEQPSCAAACPVGALTKTPEGAVIYDADKCMGCRYCMVACPFSIPKYEWQARIPRVQKCVFCYESALRQGREPACTAVCPSGATIFGEREALIKEAQQRIATHPQRYLSTLYGLTEAGGTSVLYLSAVPFEKLGFPAGIQHKPYPTL